From Aedes albopictus strain Foshan chromosome 1, AalbF5, whole genome shotgun sequence, one genomic window encodes:
- the LOC134285108 gene encoding leucine-rich repeat neuronal protein 1-like: protein MQVILAILIVMISLNGIKPFSVQKDSNWDNSIKIYDLNWPADAASIKKIPKHNTIYFFFDAIVDILPYNFTEPFEKCEIIRFSGGSVKSIHINPKLDDIFLYNTSTENVIIKPDMFYKLRAFRCEDTKLTQIPENINRLKHLKILNLKFNLIEIVQMDQLNGLDNLEELQLSFNKIKHIYSDGPVSLPSLKSMYLDRNRLQHFDVCNWNMPSLSHLNLQVNNLTHFAIYQFPTLQALRIYENPVNCAWTDSLKNTSIRLYSRTSCDEKSVGAFELDCPPTNHQLKQQISSVSDRMQKLKTCCKI, encoded by the exons ATGCAAGTAATTTTGGCTAT ACTAATTGTGATGATTTCACTCAACGGCATAAAACCGTTCTCTGTGCAAAAAGATTCAAACTGGGATAATTCAATTAAAATATATGACTTAAACTGGCCTGCTGATGCAGCCTCgattaaaaaaatcccaaaacataatacaatttatttttttttcgatgcaATAGTGGACATACTGCCATATAATTTCACTGAGCCATTTGAGAAGTGCGAGATAATTCGATTCAGTGGTGGATCTGTTAAATCAATCCACATTAATCCTAAGTTAGATGACATTTTTTTATACAACACATCTACTGAAAATGTGATTATTAAACCTGATATGTTCTACAAACTGCGCGCTTTCCGGTGTGAGGATACAAAATTGACACAAATCCCAGAGAACATTAATCGgttaaaacatttgaaaattttaaatcTTAAATTCAACTTGATAGAAATAGTTCAAATGGACCAATTAAATGGGTTGGACAATTTGGAAGAACTACAGCTTTcttttaataaaataaaacacattTACAGTGACGGTCCGGTGAGTCTGCCATCGCTCAAATCAATGTATCTGGACCGAAATCGACTTCAACATTTTGACGTCTGTAATTGGAACATGCCTTCGCTTTCCCACCTTAATCTCCAAGTTAACAATTTGACACATTTCGCAATTTATCAATTTCCTACGCTACAAGCATTAAGAATTTATGAAAACCCAGTGAACTGCGCTTGGACAGATAGTTTAAAGAATACGTCAATACGGCTCTATTCCCGAACATCTTGTGACGAGAAAAGTGTGGGTGCCTTTGAATTGGATTGTCCACCAACTAATCATCAATTGAAGCAGCAGATTTCTAGTGTTTCCGACAGAATGCAAAAATTGAAGACCTGCTGCAAAATCTAA